A region of Geobacillus sp. 46C-IIa DNA encodes the following proteins:
- the spoVK gene encoding stage V sporulation protein K, with protein MSEVTMNKAKGQINIVLNSKTVNHLVKEERNDWLDGEEHQALRNVQKELDQLIGLDHVKKIVKEIYAWLYISRMRKENGLKANRQALHMIFKGNPGTGKTTVARLLGKLFFEMNVLSKGHFIEAERADLVGEYIGHTASKTRDLIKKARGGVLFIDEAYSLARGGEKDFGKEAIDTLVKGMEDYCDDLVVILAGYPKEMDYFLSLNPGLPSRFPLTIEFPDYTVEELVQIAKQMLREREYEMTPEAERKLYVHLEGTLEAAGRLKFSNGRYVRNLIEKAIRKQAVRLLHEGRYDKKELMTIRDRDLVIYS; from the coding sequence TTGTCAGAGGTGACGATGAACAAAGCGAAAGGGCAAATTAATATTGTGTTGAATTCGAAAACGGTGAATCACCTAGTGAAAGAAGAGCGGAACGACTGGCTTGATGGCGAAGAACATCAGGCGCTTCGCAATGTTCAAAAAGAACTCGACCAACTGATCGGACTCGATCATGTCAAAAAAATCGTCAAGGAAATTTACGCCTGGCTGTACATTAGCCGGATGCGCAAAGAAAATGGCTTGAAAGCGAACCGCCAAGCACTTCATATGATTTTTAAAGGAAATCCTGGAACAGGAAAAACGACAGTGGCGCGTCTGCTCGGCAAACTGTTTTTTGAGATGAACGTGCTGTCAAAAGGGCATTTCATTGAGGCCGAGCGGGCTGATTTAGTCGGAGAATATATCGGGCATACGGCAAGCAAAACGCGTGACTTGATCAAAAAAGCGCGCGGCGGCGTGTTGTTTATCGATGAAGCGTATTCGCTCGCCCGCGGCGGCGAAAAAGATTTCGGCAAAGAAGCGATCGATACGCTCGTCAAAGGGATGGAAGATTACTGTGACGACTTGGTCGTCATTTTAGCGGGTTATCCGAAGGAAATGGATTATTTTTTGTCATTAAACCCCGGCTTGCCGTCGCGTTTTCCGTTGACGATTGAGTTTCCCGATTATACGGTCGAGGAGCTTGTGCAAATTGCCAAGCAAATGTTGCGTGAGCGTGAATACGAAATGACGCCGGAGGCGGAACGGAAGCTGTACGTCCATTTAGAGGGGACGCTCGAGGCCGCGGGCCGGCTGAAGTTCAGCAACGGCCGCTACGTCCGCAACTTGATCGAAAAAGCGATCCGCAAGCAGGCGGTTCGTCTTCTTCATGAAGGGCGCTACGACAAAAAGGAGCTGATGACGATCCGCGACCGCGATTTAGTCATTTACTCCTAA